A genomic region of Atribacteraceae bacterium contains the following coding sequences:
- a CDS encoding DegT/DnrJ/EryC1/StrS family aminotransferase encodes MKYGLEHERLAIDGGRPVKTTPSIPMFPGGLEIGEEEKQAVWEVLDNKYLFRYYGPGDSPSRVKMFEEEFSQRIGTRHALAVNSGTSALIASLVAVGVGPGDEVIVPGYTFFASCAAILAAKAIPVIAEVDDSLTLDPVDFEKKITTKTKAVMPVHMRGAPCDMDRILEIAAKHNLRVIEDVAQACGGSFQGKPLGSMGECNAFSFQFHKIITAGEGGMVTTDSDPCFDRAQEYHDTAACWRPGGPASRFVRARYRGELFPGVNFRMSELIGAVMLVQLHKLDGILSKMRRNKQRIKAGIGDLAGIGFRRLNDPAGDTGIALIFFLESGSLAEKFAKALQAEGVVANSIFNKGIPDWHIYSHWEMIMNKWTATPEGCPYTCPYHQGPAPDYSPDMCPQTLALLERSVHLDIPPQMSAEDCDLTVEAIRKVAHAYL; translated from the coding sequence ATGAAATACGGATTGGAACATGAGAGGTTAGCGATCGACGGAGGCCGTCCGGTGAAGACCACGCCTTCGATTCCCATGTTCCCCGGGGGGCTCGAGATTGGCGAGGAAGAGAAACAGGCGGTATGGGAGGTTCTGGATAATAAATATCTTTTCCGGTATTACGGGCCGGGAGATTCGCCCTCTCGGGTGAAAATGTTTGAGGAAGAATTTTCCCAAAGAATCGGAACCCGGCATGCGCTGGCGGTGAATTCCGGTACTTCGGCTCTCATTGCCTCGCTGGTCGCCGTCGGCGTCGGACCTGGCGATGAGGTCATCGTTCCCGGATATACCTTTTTTGCTTCATGTGCGGCCATCCTGGCCGCGAAGGCGATTCCAGTCATTGCCGAGGTGGATGATTCCCTGACCCTTGATCCTGTCGACTTTGAAAAAAAGATCACGACAAAGACCAAAGCGGTGATGCCGGTGCATATGCGGGGAGCCCCCTGTGATATGGACCGGATTCTGGAAATCGCCGCAAAACATAATTTGCGGGTCATTGAGGATGTGGCCCAGGCGTGCGGGGGAAGCTTTCAGGGAAAACCCTTGGGGAGCATGGGTGAATGCAACGCCTTTAGTTTTCAATTTCACAAGATCATTACCGCCGGTGAAGGTGGCATGGTGACCACCGACAGCGACCCCTGTTTTGACCGGGCCCAGGAATACCATGATACCGCCGCCTGTTGGCGACCCGGTGGACCGGCCAGCCGCTTTGTGCGAGCCCGTTATCGGGGTGAACTGTTTCCTGGCGTGAACTTCCGCATGTCCGAACTTATCGGAGCGGTCATGCTCGTCCAGCTTCATAAGCTTGACGGAATTCTGTCCAAAATGCGCCGGAACAAACAACGGATCAAGGCGGGGATCGGCGATCTCGCGGGGATCGGGTTTAGACGTCTGAACGATCCGGCGGGAGATACCGGTATCGCTCTGATCTTTTTCCTCGAAAGCGGATCACTGGCGGAAAAATTCGCCAAAGCTTTGCAGGCTGAGGGTGTAGTGGCGAACTCCATTTTCAATAAGGGTATTCCCGATTGGCATATTTATTCTCACTGGGAAATGATCATGAACAAATGGACGGCCACGCCGGAGGGCTGTCCCTATACCTGTCCCTATCATCAAGGACCGGCTCCAGACTATTCACCGGATATGTGTCCTCAGACACTGGCCCTGTTGGAGCGTTCGGTTCATCTTGATATCCCACCCCAGATGAGCGCCGAAGATTGTGACCTGACCGTCGAGGCCATTCGGAAAGTAGCCCACGCGTACCTATGA
- a CDS encoding ROK family protein, with translation MNHSDMKALNREKILGLLLASPLLSRVELAQRASVSPAVVSNIIKDCLEEEIVREVSEGPSRGGRKPILLSFVPESRLAAGLIPATVTEFAVADLAGRILFREKITGKAYPTPGEQAGYLKKVLGGFLQENELSWDHLVALGIGIPGIYDPVLDRIHKMGKVSGLMAWEGASVREIFSRELPCPVLVFDKVVAIAFSEGILRSDDSKINLVYLHLGRGVGAGLILDGKIYRGSQGAAGEVGYMVDRFDDSKASPVSLHDIPALEDEISLNSLLRKYREACGHSIKSREMIFSGEDISALVQAFRKGERRCREIVEPVFERAAELVVNLAAVLNPGQIVLGGELTEIFADSLFQRIRDRLHRSVLFPPSVEPVTLGKDEEIVGALYFAIDDFFNQLTGGHQGLTASFLARYTPNG, from the coding sequence GTGAACCATAGTGACATGAAGGCTTTGAATCGGGAAAAGATTCTCGGCTTGCTCTTGGCCTCCCCTTTACTCAGCCGGGTGGAATTGGCCCAGCGGGCCTCAGTCAGTCCGGCGGTGGTTTCCAATATCATCAAGGACTGTCTGGAGGAGGAGATAGTACGAGAGGTCTCGGAAGGGCCGTCCCGAGGTGGACGCAAACCGATCCTGCTTTCCTTTGTTCCCGAAAGCCGACTGGCGGCCGGATTGATTCCCGCAACTGTAACCGAGTTCGCGGTGGCCGATTTGGCCGGTCGAATCCTGTTTAGGGAAAAAATTACCGGTAAGGCCTACCCGACTCCGGGAGAACAGGCTGGCTATCTCAAGAAAGTCCTGGGCGGTTTTCTGCAGGAAAACGAGTTGTCCTGGGACCACCTGGTCGCTCTGGGGATCGGAATTCCCGGCATCTATGACCCAGTGCTTGACCGTATTCATAAAATGGGGAAGGTGTCCGGATTGATGGCTTGGGAGGGTGCGTCGGTGCGGGAAATTTTTTCCCGGGAGCTTCCCTGTCCGGTTCTGGTTTTTGACAAGGTAGTGGCGATTGCCTTCAGTGAAGGTATTCTCCGTTCAGATGATTCGAAGATAAATTTGGTTTATCTGCACCTGGGTCGCGGAGTGGGCGCCGGACTGATTCTCGATGGGAAAATTTACCGGGGTTCCCAGGGTGCGGCGGGTGAGGTGGGTTATATGGTAGACCGGTTCGACGACTCAAAGGCTTCTCCCGTTTCCCTGCACGATATCCCTGCACTTGAGGATGAAATTTCCCTGAACAGCCTCCTCCGGAAATACCGGGAAGCCTGTGGACATTCAATCAAATCTCGAGAAATGATCTTCAGTGGCGAAGATATTTCTGCTTTAGTTCAAGCTTTTCGAAAAGGGGAACGGCGTTGTCGCGAAATCGTCGAGCCGGTTTTTGAGCGGGCCGCGGAACTGGTGGTCAATTTAGCTGCCGTTTTGAATCCCGGACAGATCGTTCTGGGAGGTGAACTCACCGAAATTTTTGCCGATTCGCTATTTCAAAGAATCAGAGATCGGTTACACCGTAGTGTCTTATTCCCCCCCTCAGTCGAACCGGTAACGCTTGGAAAAGACGAGGAAATCGTTGGTGCCCTCTATTTTGCCATAGACGATTTTTTCAACCAATTGACCGGAGGACATCAGGGACTGACGGCGTCTTTTTTGGCCAGGTATACTCCCAATGGCTAA
- a CDS encoding TIM barrel protein, producing the protein MFELSVCFEPLFEGKTDVEKIRLIHELGYSAVEFWDLADKDLTGIAEFCGQNNMSVGICTLQDPWGNNRLHADTDDYIRHFSASLDLLNAVGSQKVIVLTGEDDGRGLDVQINRIIANLKAVSGIAEEAGVTICLEALNSRVNHKGYLLDSSTLGFDIVRRVNSPSVKLLFDIYHMQIMEGNIISTIRENIDLIGHFHSAGVPGRNEHFLGELNYPNIFRAIRDTGYGGYFGLEYWPTMDDRESLERVRRHFLD; encoded by the coding sequence ATGTTTGAGCTATCAGTCTGTTTTGAACCGTTGTTCGAGGGAAAAACCGATGTGGAGAAGATTCGCCTGATTCATGAACTCGGTTATTCCGCCGTGGAGTTCTGGGATTTGGCAGATAAAGATCTTACGGGGATCGCTGAATTTTGTGGGCAAAACAACATGTCCGTAGGGATTTGTACTTTGCAAGACCCATGGGGAAACAACCGACTCCATGCGGACACGGACGATTATATTCGTCATTTTTCCGCCTCACTTGATTTACTCAACGCGGTTGGTTCCCAAAAAGTGATTGTTCTGACCGGTGAAGACGATGGAAGGGGCCTGGATGTCCAGATAAATAGAATTATCGCCAACCTCAAGGCGGTCAGCGGGATCGCCGAAGAAGCAGGTGTGACGATTTGCCTCGAAGCACTGAATTCCCGGGTCAACCACAAGGGTTATTTACTCGATTCTTCCACGCTTGGTTTTGATATTGTCCGCCGGGTGAACAGCCCTTCGGTCAAGCTTCTTTTTGACATTTATCATATGCAGATCATGGAGGGCAACATAATCTCTACGATTCGGGAAAATATTGACCTGATTGGCCATTTTCACTCCGCCGGGGTACCCGGACGGAACGAACATTTCCTGGGTGAACTGAATTACCCCAATATTTTTCGGGCCATCCGGGATACCGGATATGGCGGGTATTTTGGCCTGGAATACTGGCCGACGATGGATGACCGGGAATCCCTGGAGCGAGTGCGCCGCCATTTTCTCGACTAA